A portion of the Planctomycetota bacterium genome contains these proteins:
- a CDS encoding glycosyltransferase: MKLAVFIPTRYESRYSLLAAMGGQIGDAFARAGAIVNPTGDVRASGAVYLFLNFAQNLDTLKRWAGVDAAGRPRARTAMIQFFVDHPFALSVGQLDQLATLPHYRLLLPCVDDTHLLRLRWANLRPVRCLHGVPPESLVAPELIEPGHAAGGRDTDLLIAGSIHTPAELDALRTPIPESLRPGADAMVRFMLERPLASFGQSFELCMPSGVYASDHWLFMQRVWRYVTASLNRERRVRLVRAMQGVETSVVGPPAWGEVCDGTIRYEGEVAYADLPERLARARVHIAWGPTQFVHSFSERLLLGLGAGCACVADDRALVRAEFAECARLYDAADPAQARAQVDALLADRTLATTLARRGRDTVAQRHLWDHRLGAILAGAEDAMKAIAEPPPAPGA; this comes from the coding sequence ATGAAACTCGCGGTCTTCATTCCCACGCGGTACGAGTCGCGCTACAGCCTGCTGGCGGCGATGGGCGGGCAGATCGGGGACGCGTTCGCGCGTGCCGGGGCGATCGTGAACCCGACGGGCGACGTGCGGGCGTCGGGCGCGGTGTACCTGTTCCTGAACTTTGCGCAGAACCTCGACACGCTGAAGCGGTGGGCGGGCGTGGATGCGGCGGGCCGCCCGCGGGCGCGCACGGCGATGATCCAGTTCTTCGTCGATCACCCGTTCGCGCTGAGTGTGGGGCAGCTCGACCAGCTCGCGACGCTCCCCCACTACCGCCTGCTGCTGCCGTGCGTCGACGACACCCACCTGCTCCGCCTGCGCTGGGCGAACCTGCGCCCCGTGCGCTGCCTGCACGGCGTGCCGCCCGAGTCGCTCGTGGCGCCCGAGCTCATTGAGCCCGGGCACGCCGCGGGCGGGCGCGACACGGACCTGCTCATCGCCGGGTCGATCCACACGCCCGCCGAGCTCGACGCGCTGCGTACGCCGATCCCCGAATCGCTCCGCCCCGGCGCGGACGCGATGGTCCGGTTCATGCTCGAGCGCCCGCTCGCGTCGTTCGGGCAGTCGTTCGAGTTGTGCATGCCCTCGGGCGTGTACGCGAGCGACCACTGGCTGTTCATGCAGCGCGTGTGGCGGTACGTGACGGCGTCGCTGAACCGCGAACGGCGCGTGCGCCTCGTGCGCGCCATGCAGGGCGTTGAGACCAGCGTCGTCGGCCCGCCCGCGTGGGGTGAGGTGTGCGATGGGACGATCCGCTACGAGGGCGAGGTCGCGTACGCCGACCTGCCGGAGCGCCTGGCGCGCGCCCGCGTGCACATCGCGTGGGGGCCGACGCAGTTCGTGCACAGTTTCAGCGAGCGCCTGCTGCTGGGGCTCGGCGCGGGGTGCGCGTGCGTCGCCGACGATCGGGCGCTGGTCCGCGCCGAGTTCGCGGAGTGTGCGCGCCTCTACGACGCGGCCGACCCGGCGCAGGCCCGCGCGCAGGTCGACGCGCTGCTCGCCGATCGGACGCTGGCGACAACGCTCGCCCGTCGCGGGCGCGACACCGTCGCGCAGCGCCACCTGTGGGACCATCGCCTGGGCGCGATCCTCGCCGGCGCCGAGGACGCGATGAAGGCGATCGCCGAGCCGCCCCCCGCGCCCGGGGCCTAG
- a CDS encoding DUF4397 domain-containing protein, producing the protein MRAVPSVVSVLALVAGASVAAADVRVVHASPDAPNVDVFVNGTPGIDMPAISNLAFTQATPYIALPTAMYNFQVTPTGAPAPVVINANAMIDANTDYTIAAIGFLSGIQPLVLVDDNTINPGAARVRFVHASPDVPTVDIFAAGGVNPLFDAVSFGTSGGYIEVPAGSYDLEVRLDAGGATALSVPGVGLSAGTVYTIWAMGSLQGGNVQAVVTVDAVPAPGAAALAAMGGLVAMRRRRRA; encoded by the coding sequence ATGCGCGCTGTCCCGTCCGTCGTTTCCGTGCTCGCCCTGGTCGCGGGCGCCTCCGTCGCCGCCGCCGACGTCCGCGTCGTGCACGCCTCGCCCGATGCCCCCAACGTCGACGTGTTCGTCAACGGCACGCCCGGCATCGACATGCCCGCGATCAGCAACCTCGCCTTCACCCAGGCGACTCCCTACATCGCGCTGCCCACGGCCATGTACAACTTCCAGGTCACGCCCACCGGCGCCCCCGCCCCCGTCGTCATCAACGCCAACGCGATGATCGACGCGAACACCGACTACACCATCGCCGCCATCGGGTTCCTCTCCGGCATCCAGCCCCTCGTGCTCGTGGACGACAACACCATCAACCCCGGGGCGGCCCGTGTCCGCTTCGTCCACGCCTCGCCCGACGTCCCCACCGTCGACATCTTCGCCGCCGGCGGCGTGAACCCCCTGTTCGACGCCGTCTCGTTCGGCACCAGCGGCGGGTACATCGAGGTGCCCGCGGGCTCGTACGACCTCGAGGTGCGCCTCGACGCCGGCGGCGCGACCGCGCTGAGCGTCCCCGGCGTGGGCCTCTCGGCCGGCACCGTGTACACCATCTGGGCCATGGGCTCGCTCCAGGGCGGGAACGTCCAGGCCGTCGTCACCGTCGACGCCGTGCCCGCCCCCGGGGCCGCGGCCCTGGCGGCGATGGGCGGGCTCGTGGCGATGCGCCGTCGCCGCCGCGCCTGA
- the rplK gene encoding 50S ribosomal protein L11 yields MGKREVVNVFKIMATGGAATPAPPLGPVLGSKGVNPGQFIQKFNAATQHVKGKTVGCIVTVYSDKSFEFEVKSSPASAMIIDAAGIPKGSGVPNKNKVGKITRAQVEKIAQEKMQDLNAHSLEAAMRIIEGTARSMGVTVA; encoded by the coding sequence ATGGGCAAGCGCGAAGTCGTCAACGTATTCAAGATCATGGCCACGGGTGGCGCCGCAACGCCGGCCCCGCCGCTGGGCCCCGTGCTGGGCTCCAAGGGTGTCAACCCGGGCCAGTTCATCCAGAAGTTCAACGCGGCGACGCAGCACGTCAAGGGCAAGACGGTCGGGTGCATCGTCACGGTGTACTCGGACAAGTCGTTCGAGTTCGAGGTGAAGAGCTCCCCGGCGTCGGCGATGATCATCGACGCGGCGGGCATCCCCAAGGGCTCGGGCGTCCCGAACAAGAACAAGGTCGGCAAGATCACCCGGGCGCAGGTCGAGAAGATCGCGCAGGAGAAGATGCAGGACCTGAACGCGCACTCGCTCGAGGCCGCCATGCGGATCATCGAGGGAACCGCCCGATCGATGGGCGTGACGGTGGCCTGA
- the rplA gene encoding 50S ribosomal protein L1, which produces MPARVSKRAKANEALIPTQAIPAPEAITALKKFKGPKFDQTVNVCMHLNIDPAQADQNIRGAISLPAGIGKSKRVIAFCTSDVSAAAMAAGAIKAGGEELVAEVEKGFFDFDVAIASPDMMRIVSKLGKVLGPKGLMPTPKAGTVTTDVPKAVKEYSAGKVEYRADKAGNIHSIIGKLSFADQALVQNLEFFMQAIERTRPATVKGEFVKKVTISGAMTPGVQVKFVSAKAVAE; this is translated from the coding sequence ATGCCCGCACGAGTGTCCAAGCGAGCCAAGGCGAACGAGGCGTTGATCCCGACGCAGGCGATCCCCGCGCCGGAGGCCATCACGGCGCTGAAGAAGTTCAAGGGCCCGAAGTTCGATCAGACGGTGAACGTCTGCATGCACCTGAACATCGACCCCGCGCAGGCGGATCAGAACATCCGCGGCGCGATCAGCCTGCCCGCGGGCATCGGCAAGAGCAAGCGCGTGATCGCGTTCTGCACGAGCGACGTGTCGGCGGCGGCGATGGCGGCCGGGGCGATCAAGGCCGGGGGCGAGGAACTGGTCGCCGAGGTGGAGAAGGGGTTCTTCGACTTCGACGTGGCGATCGCGAGCCCGGACATGATGCGCATCGTGTCGAAGCTGGGCAAGGTGCTGGGCCCCAAGGGGCTGATGCCCACGCCCAAGGCGGGCACGGTGACGACCGACGTCCCCAAGGCCGTCAAGGAATATTCGGCCGGCAAGGTCGAGTACCGCGCCGACAAGGCGGGCAACATCCACTCGATCATCGGGAAGCTGAGCTTCGCCGACCAGGCGCTGGTGCAGAACCTCGAGTTCTTCATGCAGGCGATCGAACGGACGCGCCCCGCGACGGTGAAGGGCGAGTTCGTGAAGAAGGTGACGATCAGCGGCGCGATGACGCCCGGTGTGCAGGTGAAGTTCGTGTCGGCCAAGGCCGTTGCGGAGTAA
- the rplJ gene encoding 50S ribosomal protein L10, whose protein sequence is MSKTVKNIIMRDYKNRIAGGRDEFPDATLISLRGLKGIDTTKLRAGLAQKQIRVIVVQNALARKTFEGTNLAPLAELMTGSNAIAYGGQSVVEVARELIAVLGKNPAIELKGAVLDGMLFKGKAGVEELSKFPTRDEAIGQVVTLIVSPARKLVGQVQGPGSAIAGIIKAIEGKLEKGETIAKAG, encoded by the coding sequence ATGTCGAAGACGGTCAAGAACATCATCATGCGGGACTACAAGAACCGCATCGCCGGCGGGCGCGACGAGTTTCCCGACGCGACGCTGATCAGCCTGCGCGGGCTGAAGGGCATCGACACGACGAAGCTGCGGGCCGGGCTGGCCCAGAAGCAGATCCGCGTCATCGTCGTCCAGAACGCGCTGGCCCGCAAGACGTTCGAGGGTACGAACCTCGCGCCGCTCGCGGAGCTCATGACCGGGTCGAACGCGATCGCCTACGGCGGGCAGTCCGTCGTCGAGGTGGCGCGCGAGCTCATCGCGGTCCTGGGCAAGAACCCGGCGATCGAGCTCAAGGGCGCCGTGCTCGACGGGATGCTCTTCAAGGGCAAGGCCGGCGTCGAGGAGCTGAGCAAGTTCCCCACGCGCGACGAGGCCATCGGCCAGGTTGTCACGCTCATCGTGAGCCCGGCACGCAAGCTCGTGGGCCAGGTGCAGGGCCCCGGCAGCGCCATCGCGGGGATCATCAAGGCGATCGAAGGCAAGCTGGAGAAGGGCGAGACGATCGCCAAGGCCGGCTGA
- the rplL gene encoding 50S ribosomal protein L7/L12, whose protein sequence is MSDFDAKVTKLGDELAALTLKEAVDLGKYMKEKYGIEAAAGGAVMMAAAGGGGAAAAPKAEEKTSFDVILKAAGDKKIQVIKVVREATGLGLAEAKALVDVPGKPIKQGLSKEDAEKLLKTLQENGATAELA, encoded by the coding sequence ATGTCGGACTTTGACGCGAAGGTGACGAAACTCGGCGACGAACTCGCGGCCCTCACGCTGAAGGAGGCCGTTGACCTCGGCAAGTACATGAAGGAGAAGTACGGCATCGAGGCCGCCGCGGGCGGGGCCGTGATGATGGCGGCGGCCGGCGGCGGCGGGGCCGCGGCTGCTCCCAAGGCCGAGGAGAAGACCTCGTTCGACGTCATCCTCAAGGCCGCGGGCGACAAGAAGATCCAGGTCATCAAGGTCGTCCGCGAAGCCACGGGCCTGGGCCTGGCGGAGGCCAAGGCGCTGGTCGACGTCCCCGGCAAGCCCATCAAGCAGGGCCTGTCGAAGGAGGACGCCGAGAAGCTCCTCAAGACCCTGCAGGAAAACGGCGCGACGGCCGAACTGGCCTAA